The following proteins are co-located in the Flavobacterium sp. CECT 9288 genome:
- a CDS encoding M56 family metallopeptidase has translation MTDFLIKSTLSLVVLLGVYHLLLEKEKMHRFNRFYLLFALVFSMVIPFITIEVVQEIAQPTVTPGNIQILPTTAVVVEETNYFAIALWGLYGVVTVVLGFRFLRNVVQISKKMKSNTPISYQNAKLILVPEKTLPHTFLNTIFINETEYNNREVEAELYTHELTHVTQKHTLDILFIEVLKTVFWFNPIFIFYKKAIQLNHEFLADEKVVDSYNDVPSYQSLLLSKANANPTFYLASNLNYLITKKRLLMMTKTTSNSKSIAKKIILIPVLSGLFFLFCFKTIAQVKNIAQVTTKTKFTASNDSRKDEYFAGVRVVIHDLVKNKKIDSKYEDISEEYKKRVFFYVPTGFEKKSPTSQELENFKDPKKYAIWIDGVHQSNKALNNFKPSEIAFFQGSSVSKNARSKKFPQPYQYNFYTHNYFEKNLKNSHKKFSGEKLEVTICKDKNTRPI, from the coding sequence ATGACCGACTTTCTAATCAAATCGACCCTCAGCCTTGTGGTGCTTTTAGGAGTGTATCACTTGTTGCTAGAAAAGGAAAAAATGCACCGTTTCAATAGGTTTTACTTGTTGTTTGCTTTGGTTTTTTCAATGGTGATTCCGTTTATAACTATTGAAGTTGTTCAGGAAATTGCACAACCCACAGTAACACCCGGAAATATCCAAATCCTACCAACAACTGCCGTTGTAGTGGAAGAGACGAACTATTTTGCCATAGCGCTTTGGGGTTTGTATGGGGTAGTCACAGTCGTTTTAGGGTTTCGATTTCTGCGTAATGTAGTGCAGATTTCAAAAAAAATGAAGTCTAATACCCCGATTTCATACCAAAATGCCAAACTGATTTTGGTTCCCGAAAAAACGTTACCGCATACGTTCTTGAATACGATTTTCATCAACGAAACGGAATACAACAACCGTGAAGTTGAAGCCGAATTGTACACCCACGAGCTTACGCATGTGACTCAAAAACATACTTTGGATATTTTGTTTATCGAAGTATTGAAAACCGTTTTTTGGTTTAACCCTATTTTTATTTTTTACAAAAAAGCCATTCAACTCAACCACGAATTTCTCGCCGATGAGAAAGTAGTGGATTCCTATAACGATGTTCCGTCTTACCAATCTTTGTTGCTTTCAAAGGCAAACGCGAACCCAACTTTTTACTTGGCCAGTAATTTGAACTATTTAATAACTAAAAAACGATTACTTATGATGACTAAAACCACATCAAACTCAAAATCAATTGCGAAGAAAATTATTTTGATACCTGTTCTATCTGGACTATTTTTCTTGTTTTGTTTCAAAACTATTGCTCAAGTAAAAAACATTGCACAAGTTACCACCAAAACTAAATTTACAGCAAGTAACGATTCCCGAAAAGATGAATACTTCGCTGGAGTTAGAGTGGTCATTCATGATCTTGTAAAAAACAAGAAAATTGACAGCAAATATGAAGACATAAGTGAAGAGTACAAGAAAAGAGTTTTTTTCTATGTGCCAACTGGCTTTGAAAAAAAATCACCAACAAGTCAAGAATTAGAAAACTTTAAAGATCCTAAAAAATACGCTATTTGGATAGATGGGGTTCACCAATCCAATAAAGCATTAAACAATTTTAAACCTAGTGAAATTGCTTTTTTTCAAGGTAGTAGCGTTTCAAAAAATGCAAGAAGCAAGAAATTCCCACAGCCTTACCAATATAATTTTTACACACATAATTATTTCGAAAAAAACTTAAAAAACTCGCACAAGAAATTCAGTGGAGAAAAATTAGAAGTTACAATTTGTAAAGATAAAAACACAAGACCAATCTGA
- a CDS encoding BlaI/MecI/CopY family transcriptional regulator — MQQLTNAEEQLMEHLWQLEKAFMKDLLEAYPEPKPATTTVATLLKRMIDKQFVAYREFGNSREYYPLVKKTDYFSKHVNGLISNFFNNSASQFASFFTKETNLSQTELEELKKIIDSEILKKKK, encoded by the coding sequence ATGCAACAGCTGACCAACGCCGAAGAACAACTCATGGAACACCTTTGGCAACTCGAAAAAGCCTTCATGAAAGATTTACTCGAAGCTTATCCAGAGCCAAAACCTGCTACCACAACGGTTGCCACTTTGCTAAAACGCATGATTGACAAGCAATTTGTTGCGTACCGCGAATTTGGAAACTCAAGAGAATATTATCCTTTGGTCAAGAAAACCGACTATTTCTCGAAACACGTTAACGGATTGATTAGTAACTTTTTCAATAATTCGGCATCACAATTTGCTTCTTTCTTTACTAAAGAAACCAATTTGTCGCAAACGGAACTGGAAGAACTAAAGAAAATAATTGACAGTGAAATTCTAAAAAAGAAAAAATGA